GGTCGCTACCGAAATCCAGGAATTGAGGAAATTGCGGAAGAAGGCGTAATTGTCGCGCCGCTCCCATGTTTCGATGTCTACGATATGTTTCATGGCGGAAATTTTCCGCAAAGATAGCGATTCCCATTGCAGTTTGTCGTGCGGCCGGCGGAATTTTGCATGCCGGACGATTGCCGTTGTGCGGCGGGCATCTTGGGGCGGGGGAGGCAATTACGTCCGCTTCCCGCTGCGTGACCGCCGCGGCATGGTGCAATTGCATGCGCTCCGTTGCGTGACGCTCCGCGGCCGGCTGCGGGACAGCGGCAATACGATAAGTTCCCTGCGGGGGTATGGCCGTAAAAAAGCACCCGCCCGAACCTGTTCGGGACGGATGCTTCGATTCGCGTCCGATGCCTTGCGGCATGGTTTTACGTATTTCTATGGCCTGTACCGCCTTTTAGCAGTTCATCGCGCCGCAGCAGTGGATGACCTGCCCGCTGACATACGACGAGAGATCCGACGCGAGGAACAGCGCGACTTTCGCCACATCCTCGGGCGTGCCGCCGCGGCGGAGCGGGATCTGCTTGTACCAGCCTTCTTTCACCTCGTCGGGCAGCTTGTCGGTCATCTCGGTCATGATGAAGCCCGGGGCGATGGCGTTGGCGCGGATGCCGCGAGGGCCCATCTCCTTGGCGATCGACTTGGCCAGGCCGATCATGCCGGCCTTCGAGGCTGAATAGTTGCACTGGCCCGCGTTGCCGCTGACGCCCACCACCGACGACATGTTGATGATCGAACCGCTCTTCTGGCGGGCCATAATGGGCGTCACGGCATGGATGAAGTTGAACGCCGACTTGAGGTTTACGGTCAGCACGGCGTCCCACTGCGCCTCGGACATGCGCATCATCAGGCCGTCCTTGGTGATGCCGGCGTTGTTCACCAGGATGTCTATGCGGCCGAAGTCCTTCACGATCCGGTCGATGACCTCATGCGTCTCTTCGAAATTCGCCGCATTCGAGGCATAGCCTTTGGCCTTGACGCCCAGCGCTGCGATCTCGGCCTCGGTGGCCTTGCCGTTCTCGTCGATCGCCAGGTCGGTGAACGCCACATCGGCGCCTTCCTTGGCGAATTCAAGTGCGATGGCTTTGCCGATGCCGCGGGCTGCACCCGTTACGACAGCCACTTTTCCTTCGAGTAATTTCATAACTTTCAACGTATTAAGAGTTTCGGTAAAATATTCTGTTTTTCCTTTTTTCGTCCAAAAGACGAACAAAGTTAAGAAAAATATTTTGAAACGTCCCGCCGCCGCCGGATTTTCGCCAAATATTACTAACTTTACCGTCCGTAAACGGAATTTCGTAAAACCCTTAACGATATGAAAAGAGACACCCAGATTTTCGATCTGATCGCCGCCGAGCGCAGCCGTCAGATGCATGGCATCGAATTGATCGCCTCGGAGAATTTCGTCAGCGACCAGGTCATGGAAGCCATGGGCTCCGTGCTGACCAACAAATATGCCGAGGGCTATCCCGGGGCCCGCTATTACGGCGGCTGCGAGGTCGTGGACAAGGTCGAGACACTCGCCATCGAACGCATCTGCCGCCTCTACGGCGCCGAATACGCCAACGTGCAGCCCCACTCGGGCGCACAGGCCAACATGGCGGTATTCTTCGCCTGCATGCAGCCGGGCGATACCTTCATGGGGCTCGACCTGGCGCACGGAGGCCACCTTTCGCACGGTTCGCCGGTCAACATGTCGGGCAAGTATTTCAACGCCGTGGGTTACCAGTTGGACGAGGCCACGGGTGTCATCGACTACGACGCCATGGAACGCAAGGCGCTGGAGTGCAAGCCCAAGGTGATCGTCGGAGGCGCCTCGGCCTATTCGCGCGAATGGGATTACAAACGTATGCGCGCCATCGCAGACAAGGTGGGGGCGTTGCTGCTCGTGGACATGGCGCACACGGCCGGCCTGATCGCCGCCGGGCTGCTGGACAACCCCGTGAAATACGCGCATATCGTCACCTCGACGACGCACAAGACCCTGCGCGGCCCGCGCGGCGGTATTATCCTGATGGGCAAGGATTTCGAGAACCCCTGGGGGCTCACCACGCCCAAGGGTGCCGTGAAGATGATGTCGCAAATCCTCAATTCGGCCGTATTCCCCGGCATCCAGGGCGGGCCGCTCGAACACGTCATCGCCGCCAAGGCCGTGGCGTTCGGCGAGGCGCTCGAGCCCTCGTACAAGGAGTACCAGGCGCAGGTGCAGAAGAACGCCAGGGCGATGGCCGAAGCGTTCGTTAAACGCGGTTACAAGATCGTTTCGGGCGGCACGGACAACCACCTGATGCTGGTCGATCTGCGCACGAAGTTCCCCGAGCTGACGGGCAAGCTGGCCGAGAAGTGCCTCGTGGCGGCCGACATCACCACCAACAAGAACATGGTGCCGTTCGACAGCCGCTCGCCGTTCCAGACTTCGGGGCTGCGCTTCGGGACGCCGGCCATCACCACCCGCGGCCTGAAGGAGGACAGGATGGACTACATCGTCGGCCTGATCGACCGGGTGCTGCACGACCCCGAGAACGAGGCCAATATCGCCGCCGTACGCAAGGACGTGAACGCCCTGATGGCCGGCTATCCGCTTTTCGCGTGGTAAAATTCCGGTAGGATGAAAGAGGTCATCGACTTTTTCCGCCGCCTGCACGACAACAACGACCGTGCATGGTTCGACGCCCACCGCACCGAATGGGCGCACGTGAAGGGACGCTTCGCGGCTTTCACGGAGCAGCTCATCGCCGGGATCGCCGAGTTCGACCCTACGGTGCGCGGCCTCAGGGTGCAGGACTGCACCTACCGCATCGCCCGCGACACGCGGTTCAGTCCCGACAAGTCGCCCTATAAAACATATATAGGTGCGTATATCGCGCCCAAGGGCAAGAAGTCGGGGTTTGCAGGCTACTATTTCCACATCGAACCCTGCTGCGACAGCCTGGTGTGGAGCAACCTGCTTTCGGCGGGGCTCTACTGCCCCGAGCCGGTCGTGCTGCGCAGCGTGCGCGAGGAGATCCTCGACAACGGTGCGGAAATCGCGGCGGCCATCCGCAAGGCCAAGGGGTTCGGCATCGTCGAAGAGAACAAGCTCAAGCGGGTTCCTACGGGATTCCCTGCCGACAGCGAGTATGCCGAGATGCTGAAGCTCAAGGATTTCTATATCGCCAAGCGGATCACCGAGGAGTTCCTGCTCTCGGACGACCTGCTGGAGCGAACCCTCGCGGAGTTCCGCCGCACGCAGCCGTTCATCGCGATCCTGAACCGTGCCGTGCAGTTCGCCCACGAAGAGATGATGTGACCTGCCCGTGCAATAACGCAACCGCCTTCCCGGATCGGGGGAGGCGGTTTTTTGTCGGCGGGAGCCTCCGGCGCGGCACTTCGCAGGGAATCGCATGTATGGCGGGCGCCATCCGCCGGAGGGGTCGTCAGGGCGGGACGGCTTCCAACCGTTTCGCCGTCGGCGACCGCACGGCCGGGGGAAGAGGGGCATGAAAAACAGCTCCCCGGCATCCTGCGGAAATTCGCAAGGGATCCCGAAATCCCGGTTCCCGGCGGGACGGGACGGCAATTTCCATCCCTGCAGCGGTCGTGTCCCCGGTTCGGTGCCGTGGCCGGAAGCCCCGCCCGCGACAAAAAACGGCGAAATCCGCCGCCGCCCGAAAAAAACAGGGCGATTCTTTGCCTGCGGAATAGGTGATTCGCGCGCTTTCCTTGTATTATATACAAGAAAGAAAGCTATGCGACAACAAATACAGAAATTCGGCAGGGCCCTGAGCGGCATGGTCATGCCCAATATCGGCGCATTCATCGCGTGGGGATTCGTCACGGCGCTCTTCATCCCCTCGGGATGGTGGCCCAACGCTCAGATGGCACGCCTGGTCGACCCGATGCTGACCTACCTGCTGCCGTTGCTGATCGCCTATACGGCCGGGCGCAACGTCGCCGGCGAACGGGGTGGCGTAATCGGGGCCATCGCCGCCATGGGCGTCATCGTCGGCAGCGACATCCCGATGTTCATCGGAGCCATGGTCATGGGCCCGCTGGGCGGGTATACGATCCGGTGGTTCGACAAACTTACGCAGGGACGCATAAAGGCGGGCTTCGAGATGCTCGTGAGCAATTTCTCGATAGGCATCCTCGGTATGCTGCTGGCCATACTGGGCTATTGGGTCATCGGCGGTGCGGTGACGGGGCTGACGCTGCTGGTCAGCAACGGCGTGGAGGTCGTGATCCGCCACGGACTGCTGCCGCTCGTGTCGCTTCTGGTCGAGCCGTCCAAGGTGCTGTTCCTCAATAATGCCCTGAACCACGGCATCTTCTCGCCGATCGGCATCGAGCAGGCCCGCGAAACCGGGCAGTCGATCATGTTCCTGCTGGAAACGAATCCCGGGCCCGGGCTGGGCGTACTGCTGGCCTGCTGTTTTTTCGGCCGCGGCAATATGCGCCAGTCGGCACCCGGCGCCGTAATCATCCAGTTCTTCGGCGGTATCCACGAAATCTATTTTCCCTATATCCTGGCGCGCCCGGCGCTGATCCTCGCCCCTGTTGCGGGCAGTGCCGCCGGGCTGCTGTTCTTTTCGCTTGCCGGGGCCGGACTGGTGGCGCCGGCTTCGCCCGGCAGCATCATTTCGGTGCTGGCCATGGCTCCCAAAGGCCAGACCCTCGTCGTGCTGGCCGGGGTGCTGATCTCCACGGCGGTGTCGCTGCTCATGGCGGCGCCCTTCGTCCGGCGTGCCGCCGCTGCGGAGGATATGCCGACAGGCGCAATCCCCGCCGCGCAGAGCGGGGCA
This Alistipes onderdonkii DNA region includes the following protein-coding sequences:
- the fabG gene encoding 3-oxoacyl-[acyl-carrier-protein] reductase, which codes for MKLLEGKVAVVTGAARGIGKAIALEFAKEGADVAFTDLAIDENGKATEAEIAALGVKAKGYASNAANFEETHEVIDRIVKDFGRIDILVNNAGITKDGLMMRMSEAQWDAVLTVNLKSAFNFIHAVTPIMARQKSGSIINMSSVVGVSGNAGQCNYSASKAGMIGLAKSIAKEMGPRGIRANAIAPGFIMTEMTDKLPDEVKEGWYKQIPLRRGGTPEDVAKVALFLASDLSSYVSGQVIHCCGAMNC
- the glyA gene encoding serine hydroxymethyltransferase translates to MKRDTQIFDLIAAERSRQMHGIELIASENFVSDQVMEAMGSVLTNKYAEGYPGARYYGGCEVVDKVETLAIERICRLYGAEYANVQPHSGAQANMAVFFACMQPGDTFMGLDLAHGGHLSHGSPVNMSGKYFNAVGYQLDEATGVIDYDAMERKALECKPKVIVGGASAYSREWDYKRMRAIADKVGALLLVDMAHTAGLIAAGLLDNPVKYAHIVTSTTHKTLRGPRGGIILMGKDFENPWGLTTPKGAVKMMSQILNSAVFPGIQGGPLEHVIAAKAVAFGEALEPSYKEYQAQVQKNARAMAEAFVKRGYKIVSGGTDNHLMLVDLRTKFPELTGKLAEKCLVAADITTNKNMVPFDSRSPFQTSGLRFGTPAITTRGLKEDRMDYIVGLIDRVLHDPENEANIAAVRKDVNALMAGYPLFAW
- a CDS encoding DUF2461 domain-containing protein — protein: MKEVIDFFRRLHDNNDRAWFDAHRTEWAHVKGRFAAFTEQLIAGIAEFDPTVRGLRVQDCTYRIARDTRFSPDKSPYKTYIGAYIAPKGKKSGFAGYYFHIEPCCDSLVWSNLLSAGLYCPEPVVLRSVREEILDNGAEIAAAIRKAKGFGIVEENKLKRVPTGFPADSEYAEMLKLKDFYIAKRITEEFLLSDDLLERTLAEFRRTQPFIAILNRAVQFAHEEMM
- a CDS encoding PTS mannitol transporter subunit IICBA, with amino-acid sequence MRQQIQKFGRALSGMVMPNIGAFIAWGFVTALFIPSGWWPNAQMARLVDPMLTYLLPLLIAYTAGRNVAGERGGVIGAIAAMGVIVGSDIPMFIGAMVMGPLGGYTIRWFDKLTQGRIKAGFEMLVSNFSIGILGMLLAILGYWVIGGAVTGLTLLVSNGVEVVIRHGLLPLVSLLVEPSKVLFLNNALNHGIFSPIGIEQARETGQSIMFLLETNPGPGLGVLLACCFFGRGNMRQSAPGAVIIQFFGGIHEIYFPYILARPALILAPVAGSAAGLLFFSLAGAGLVAPASPGSIISVLAMAPKGQTLVVLAGVLISTAVSLLMAAPFVRRAAAAEDMPTGAIPAAQSGAPAVKAALHFPAHIRKVVFACDAGMGSSALGATRFRKRLSDAGIGTAVGNCAADGIPADADVVVCQSVLAGRIAGSAHGAALVVIDNFLADPALDVLFARLAQQDGADAQPSDAGLRRAGDAPDRMASPQPDDAAGRSPGEVLRPGNIRTGLSTEPKEASIRRAGELLAAGGYVEPGYADAMLRREELATTYMGMGIAIPHGTSDAKKCVLHSGIVVLQYPGGVAFGDEKAYLVVGIAGVGDAHLDILARLGEVFGDEELLRRLTTEGDPQVIYEALK